The Deltaproteobacteria bacterium genome includes a region encoding these proteins:
- a CDS encoding methionyl-tRNA formyltransferase, translating to MPAAWRIVFMGTPPIAAATLEELLKSEDSVVGVVTQPDRPSGRGQQTQPSPVRKLAEAHNIPVIAPEKIRTPEFIETLKSWQPEIIVVVAYGRILPKAVLELAPQGCLNIHYSLLPKYRGAAPAAWTIINGETEGGVSTMRLVEKMDAGAIFLQHAVALAADETTGSLQAKLRPIGANLLRETLRRLKEGSLQAQEQDESLASVAPILKKEDGQIDWSQSASAIERRVRGLDPWPGAFTHIAGKLLKVHRAQLVNDQAERAPGEVLRADSGGFWVGAGSGVLSLTEVQLENKKRLPGTEFVKGARIKTGDRLG from the coding sequence ATGCCTGCTGCCTGGCGTATTGTTTTCATGGGCACGCCGCCGATTGCAGCGGCGACCTTAGAAGAGCTGCTCAAAAGTGAAGATTCGGTCGTCGGTGTGGTCACCCAACCGGACCGACCCTCAGGCCGCGGCCAACAAACCCAACCCTCACCGGTGCGCAAGTTGGCAGAAGCGCACAATATCCCAGTGATCGCCCCGGAAAAAATCCGCACGCCGGAATTTATCGAGACGCTCAAGAGTTGGCAGCCGGAGATAATAGTCGTGGTCGCCTATGGCAGAATCTTGCCCAAGGCTGTCCTGGAGCTGGCGCCGCAGGGCTGTCTGAACATTCACTACTCGCTGTTGCCGAAGTATCGCGGCGCCGCACCGGCGGCCTGGACCATTATTAACGGTGAGACCGAGGGCGGTGTATCGACCATGCGGCTGGTCGAAAAAATGGACGCGGGAGCGATTTTTCTCCAGCACGCCGTGGCGCTGGCGGCCGACGAAACCACCGGCTCCCTCCAGGCAAAGCTGAGGCCCATCGGCGCCAACTTACTGCGCGAAACCTTGCGTCGACTTAAAGAAGGGTCGCTGCAAGCGCAAGAGCAAGATGAATCATTGGCCAGTGTCGCGCCAATCTTGAAAAAAGAAGACGGCCAGATCGATTGGTCTCAGTCAGCCAGTGCCATCGAACGCCGGGTGCGCGGGCTCGACCCGTGGCCCGGCGCTTTTACACATATCGCCGGAAAACTTTTGAAAGTGCACCGGGCGCAACTGGTAAACGACCAGGCCGAAAGAGCTCCAGGCGAAGTTCTGCGCGCCGACAGCGGCGGATTCTGGGTCGGCGCCGGCAGTGGAGTACTCTCACTCACTGAAGTTCAGCTGGAGAACAAAA
- the def gene encoding peptide deformylase has protein sequence MAILEIHKYPDPVLTRVAQPVKNVTAATQQLVQDMLDTMYAAPGIGLAAPQVGVSQRIVVLDIDHENPHKQVYKLINPVVARAEGEVVWEEGCLSVVDYTAEVRRAAQVEITAIDENENPVKIEADGLLAVALQHELDHLDGKLFIDRISRLKRDLYTRKRKKMLRDGVEPKSESPRAMI, from the coding sequence ATGGCAATCTTGGAAATACACAAATATCCAGATCCGGTCTTGACCAGGGTAGCGCAGCCGGTGAAAAACGTTACGGCGGCCACCCAACAACTGGTGCAAGACATGCTCGACACCATGTATGCGGCGCCGGGTATCGGCTTAGCGGCACCGCAGGTGGGGGTTTCGCAGCGCATCGTAGTCCTCGACATCGATCACGAAAACCCCCATAAACAGGTCTACAAGCTTATCAATCCGGTCGTGGCGCGCGCCGAAGGCGAAGTGGTCTGGGAAGAGGGCTGCCTGAGCGTGGTCGATTACACCGCCGAGGTGCGCCGCGCCGCGCAGGTGGAAATCACCGCCATCGATGAAAACGAAAACCCGGTGAAGATCGAAGCCGACGGGCTTCTCGCTGTAGCACTCCAACACGAGCTCGATCACCTTGACGGCAAACTCTTTATCGATCGCATCAGTCGCCTGAAGCGAGATCTCTACACACGCAAGCGCAAAAAAATGTTGCGTGACGGCGTCGAACCGAAATCGGAAAGTCCGCGGGCGATGATTTGA